The DNA segment CTAACAATTTAAACTCTGGTATAACGTGATGGTACAGCAGTTTGTTCTGTGGTAATAACGGTACTCGATGAGAAATTTGGTGAGCAATCGATGATTGATCAATCGAGCCAGTGAAATATCTTGCGAATCCTGATAGTTGATCGAACTATTCTACCTGCAATTGAGATTGAAACAGGAAGGGGCGTGTCGTTGACTCGCTTAGTCGGGAAATGACTATATCTTACGCTAGTGAAGTCCCAAATGGATCCAGCTTTGGCTGTTTCTGGAGAATCCTCATCAAGTGAGtatcatgatttttcaatgactgATGCAATGGTGATGGCGAGTGGGATTGTCATGTGGGCAGATGAAACATAATTTTGATGTTCCTTCGAATGcatttttcaaatgtcaaaAGAGCGAAGTTAGAGCGATGGTGTCGTTGGACTTGGACTTTGTACCAGTAATTGTTCATCACACTGAACAATGTTGATCAGATTATTTAATACAATAGACTGTGCTAATATCATTTGACTACCATACTTGCACTAACCGATGTAATGGCCTATTGTGGCGCAATGATTTTTACTTTTCCGTACTCGTGGTAAAACTAGCTGTCAAGAGTAATTCAACTGGCAAAAGATCAAAGTCGGTAATACAAATGTGAGGAgtaaaaaatttactgaacaTCCTCGTAAAATAAATTACGTGCAATTACGATAGTTTGTTTAATTGATGTTCTGTATTCTTCGAAGAAGCAAATATAGTTATATTCGCACTTATATATTCCcccaaaaaacattattttttcctcccccattCCTTCGAAATTCGAGAAACGTGTCTTACGTGTATTAGCACAATGCGACACCTCGCGATAAATTTTTCGCAGTTTCACTGTAAACTTATGCGGAAAAGGTTGAATACCTGCGAATTCCGCGGAAATAATTGATATTCcatattcaatatttcacaCGTACATTCAATTTATCCTCTGAATAATACGCACTTCGATGTTACACATTTATTCTCACCAGACGCAATTATTTACACTACAATTTTCATAACACCGATTTATCACTCCACATTGGATTGAATTCTTGTGCGAAGtgatatattttataatatcTCCTTATAACACCTTATTAATTAAAGATGTCGATCGTACCTGCAGTAATGTGAATTACACTCGTGTTGTTATTTTTCGAATAAGCGTATCATGATAACCATACGCCAAATGACAGCGGAGATAAGACGAGAGTCAATTGAATAAACATGTCAGGATAAATTGAGAAgttcaattttccaaaaaaacccACCCCACCcagaagaataattttcccagcataacaacaattattattaacatGACGAAAtaactataaataaatatacaaaGAAAAAGAAGTAGAAAGTCTTGAATTAAATGTCTGAAAGAATTCTCCCTTGAAAACCAATTTTACAACAGacagaagaaattttttcatcatcttcAAATTTAGcagcgtaaaaaaataataattattgttgttgTTATTACTTTTACTGTCGTAAAAtgagtataaataaatatacaaaGAAAAGAAGTAGAAAGCCTTGAATCAAATGTTCAAAGAATTCATTGGACACCCACGAAGGTCGTCTCAGTTTATTGAAAACCGGAACCATGTTGTCTGTATGAGTTTAAAAGTGTTCAGTGGCAAAAGTTAACTTCTCAGCAAGAGGAAAGTGAATCCCTGCTGTGTGTGAAGTAGAAAGATCATGACCgaggaatttaaaaataataataatatgagCTGAAGAGCTTCGGGTTATTTAATGCAGTGAAGGAGATAATATTTGCTAGGAgtgaattattgataataaatgCACTCAAGGCATCACATTCCAAATATGGAATGATATGTAATAAACTCAACGTCACTCGGTTATGACGAGAAAGAttgcgaaatttttttatgcaaatAGATATTATTTGAGCACAGCTACTGTGCTGGGCTAATGATATCCAGTATATAATGGGCGGATTGAACGTTTATACTGTTTGATTTATTGAGCGGAAACTCAATGCAGTTCGTTCACTTTGCACATTtcctacagaaaaaaaaacttaattatctctgtttaattttctttattgtAACGGAAGACGCGtaattgtaatattttttcatttttctatagATTTCCATGACATGCGGATACAGATCAAGATGCTATTAATATCAAGGACGTTATGTTGCTTTAATTTtgctcagatatttttttaattcagtgtTTCATACCACTGAAGAGGAACAACAGATTCTTCCAAGATGATAGATGGATATCCCACGAGCTCATAATTTATTCCCCTCACTTTTGATTGAGTAGAAGAACAATTCTGTTGCTAATTTCTCATAGTTCTTCACACATACTGAGTCATCTAATATACTTTTTAAAAAGGAACATTTACCGTTTTTTATCGGCAGCACAATTTGGTTTATCATATGACGAACCTAATTAACCAattaatcgatgaaaaaaatatttataagaaTGTGAAATCATCGTCGATTTATCCTTGTCATTCGCAGTCGTTTGTTGGacagaaattaatttacagaagAGAAATTCGTCATATGTTACTCCCACATACCGCTTTACTGcgaatttcaattattgagAAAAGCTGGACAAATACTGTGGAATCGCTTCCACGGAGCGTGACCACTAATGGATGATGGAATTATGCAACACTTCTAAATTGTCCTACAACTCTCAGATGACCTTGCTTTGCATGGGAGCATCCGTTGCAAATACTGTTTTAGatatttctctatttttaaTCTTTTCATTACTTTTAATGTGGAATTAAAGAGAGAATTCCGCAAAAGCGTTGGTCACATATTAATCGAGATGTACACACGTAAATAATCAGTAGAAATTCTAGAAAATCATGGAGAACtgtcacaaaaattatttgtgaaaaattactgtcatGTAAAATTCTCCAGTCGATTTCGCAATTCGTGAgcgaatttttactgaatatttttcaccgtCTGGGAAAATatatgaggaaaaaaagttcCTTCTGTTAACTGATTAAGGCtccttgcaatttttcacCTTCATCAGCGAATTGCCCTGACTTCACAATTACTTTGGTGTCCTTTATTCCGCGATAGTGTCTGATACTTTTTACACGATTATGCGAATCGCCTGAAAGATAATAAATATGAAGTACCCATATGTACGCTATTCTCGAAGAGATACAAGGCTACCGCGTAAATGTGTCACTGTCAATTCAACAGTTGATGGGTGTTGATCAGTATGTTTGTCAGTCGTCCGAAACTCGTGTCAATTTATTCTCTGATGCATTGCCTCCAATAATAGAAAGCCAGGAGTATTGTTGATCTAATAAAAACTACATCTGTTATCTGAGAAGGCCGTCATCCTCCATGGTTTAATGCATTTCAAGCAGAATCCGGAATCTTGTCGTGGAATCAACTGTTTTTCTCCCGGAAATCGCAGGCTTATCTGAAGAAAGACTGCGGCGTAGTAGACAACTAGAAGAGACTGGGGCAAAATCGAATACCGGGCTAAATGagacctgtttttttttcgtttgttaatGAGACGAATTCttgagtttttaattaatttatctcaCTTTGCCCCGGTCTCCCCGGTGAAcagacaattaaaaaaattactcggtACATTATATTTTCACCATTGAGAAAAGCAAATTACAAACATCTTTGGAGAGTGCCAATGCTAATTCACGTTTCACAAGCGTGTTTAACATTCTGACGCGATTCGTACGTGTTTTTTCGAGTCTCACTGATTACTTcctacttttcatttttttcaaattcactgACTCGTGAATAAAATGTTATCCACTAATTCAATTTCtcgtctgaaaaaaatattaaaaatctcTAATAATAGCAGACCCCCGAACTATTAAATTGTGATGATCATAAATaatgtcagtattttaataaaatcgcTTCCCCATACTTTCTCTGAAATTTTGCTGTCTCATGTAGAAGGATAAACATCAAAAAATGCAATACATTATTCTTAATAAATCTAGAATTATCGTCCAGTGAATGCTAAATCTCGTCTGGCATAATAAATTCCATTTTGCcagtgaaaacaattttttaaccaGGAATGAATTTTACAGTTAACGTTCTACAGTAAAAATGCCATTACGAAAGCGGTAAAGATTTCATTTCTTTTCGGGCGTAATGAAAATTCTTATCCAATCGTTTCAGCGAAAATGTTACGTAGGTCGATAGACCTTGAATTGGCAAACCGATATTACAGCGAGAATTGGAGATGAATCAGAGAAGAGAAACATCAATCACGATATACTTTCTAAAATTTTACCCagcaatttgattttttttctgtcacagGTGGCGAGGATCGGTATACAAGCTCATATGGAGAGAATTACTAGCTTACCTCTTCGTATATTATATGATAAATATAACTTATAGATATGCACTTAACGATCAGCAACAGAGGTCAGTACTTccaaaaacattttaattcacattaCTTGACGAATGTGTCCTTGAATGCCtcgtaaatatttattattcattgcaggatatttgaaaaaatacgtttttattttggaaattcGAGTGAGTCGATACCGATGTCATTCGTTCTGGGATTTTACGTAAGTCTGGTCGTAAAAAGATGGTGGGAACAGTATAAACTACTTCCTTGGCCCGACAACTTGGCCCTATTTATCAGCGCAGCGATACCAGGAATTGTAAGTCATTATTGATTCAGATTATTTTCCAGCATCTCTCCAGTTGTATATGACGAATAAAATCCTACCAcatatccattaaaaaatctatttatacCTCAATTTGTCGCGTCAACGTTATGCTGAGGACGAATTATACAAATGAGTTTCCATGACACCTTTCGATGTCGTTAACCGCGCGTAAGTGGGTAACAATCGTTTTATCGTAGGCATATACCGAACCCGATAATAATCAGCTGAAAAAAGACAGCTCGTGTCCcccgaaattttatttctatattCACTGAGAAGATTCACCAGGAAAATATTCCGAAGTACGAGGAGTATTGATACAACTCCATCGAAGAAATGATTCTAACCATTCAGTCAGTCTACGAAATTACGGAATAATTCAGGTGCTCCACAATGAGGAATTGTAAAATGATCACGTACACGGTCTCGATGACATAAAATGTTACCGAAAATTTCCCAACAATCGTACATCCGAAATTAAAATTCGTGGAcactcaacaatttttatgtcACTTCTttcgaacaaaaaaattacgagacGACTTGTACTCACAATTGTAGTACCGTTTTGACATAatccaaatgaaatttttttcctgctggaaaaaattacgaatagTCTAGCGAAAATAACAGACATGAACTTGATGTTTTGCAATGCTGGTATCAATAACAAAagtttattattgaatattgtgGAGTTTGGACCTGAATATTTATCGATCGATGCACAAAATACGTCGGCATTGCCTCAAGGTACATTATCACAATTTATATTGATTGACAATTCAGCTCATTCCCATGTGTGCAAGGCAAATACACGAAGGCCTATGAGTATTATTATTCCATAGATACAGACGCAGTTCATACAATTGCAAAATACCAGTTTCAGTATAATGAGATGAGTGGAACCGCAGGAGTGGGGGAAttgaaacaataataattaaataaagccAGTGGAATTCTAGGCGCGATTTGACGATTTAAATTCTTGAAGCAGAGAAAGTGTTTGGGGGATACAATACGCGAaaggaatttaatgaaaaccAGTTCACTCCTGAATTTAACATGAATTATTTTAGAAATTAAGTCGGCAGGAGTTAATGTTGTCGATTGTTTCAGGATGAACGAGGACGATTGATGAGACGCAATATCGTCAGGTACGCTGTATTAGCGTATGTAATTACATTGCAAAGAATTTCGTTGAGGGTGAAAAGGCGTTTTCCAACGCTTCAGCATATCGTAGATGTaggtcagtaatttttttctgtacaataaaaaaaatatgttttccATCAATTGAATGGAGTAATGAAGAGGTGAAGAAGTGCAATAATCTTCTGATGGGAAAGGCAATACTATTGTCATCAATGAATTGCCCTAAAAAATCAACccatgaataaaattcaattttcaattgttgatTGTTCCCAGGGTTAATGATGGAATcggagaagaaaatttttgaaatgatGAATAAGAAAGCAGCAATGTCGAAGTACTGGATGCCACTGGTGTGGGCAACGAATATAATTAATCGAGCAAGAAAGGAAAAGCTCATTGAAAGTGATCATGTAGTTCAAACACTTTTGGTGGAGTTGAGCGACATTAGAAAGCGATTAGGTGCTTTAATTGGATATGATACGGTGTGTGTTCCACTCGTTTATACGCAGGTGAGTAAGACCAGTTGGACAATGCaaagaatattaattaaataatactaGAATGCCTGTATATTTTTCCGGATCCTATAAAAtacttttgatttttaatacttaattttatattttaaaaaatcagataaaTTGCTTCGATGGAGCTACAATTTatgttgttgattttttttaaaatagcaTTCATTAATTCTTATATTTCTATCTTTACAGGTAGTCACCTTATCCCTGTACGCGTATTTCTTTTCAGCTTTATTGGGTCGCCAGTTTGTGGAACGTTCGCCCAACGGGGCTGGTTCCCCTGGAAAATATGAAGACCCAGACATGTATTTTCCGGTCTTCACGACTCTTCAGGTAATTGAACTAAGAATTATCTAGATCATTCAACACTAATTATTTATCCGAGAGGACATCTACTCTGTAAACGTGTCTgaccataaaaatatttcccaacGCAGTTTTGTTTTTACGTCGGTTGGTTGAAAGTCGCCGAGGTCTTGATAAATCCCTTCGGCGAAGACGACGACGATATCGAATTGAACTGGCTAATCGATCGACACATAAAGGTAAAAACGATTGATGAGACTTGTCTCTCACCGAAAAGACTCAAGAGGAAGCgaaatgtaaattaaattgaattttttttttttgggggtctACCTCTAGGCTGCCTATATGATAGTCGATGAAATGCACGAGGAGCATCCCGAATTGCTGAAGGATCAATACTGGGATGAGGTGGTGCCGAAGGATTTGCCGTATACAGTAGCTAGTGAGCAGTACCGTCGAGAAGAGCCAAAAGGTTCAGCTGAGCACTACAAAGTCAAGGAGAGCGACGCTCTCTACGCCAATGTCATGCTAGGAACTCAAATACACAGTGGGAATCAGCATAGAAAGCTCCACCAGGACGACATGTATGCAGACTACGAGAGTGTGGATACACCATTAGTCGAGAGACGAAAGAATTGGCTTCAGCGCCAAATAACCCGAATGGGCTCTGTCAGGAGCTCCTCAACGACCTACAGTAGCAGTGGATTTTTCTCACGAAATCGTCACAACAGTGTCTACAGTAGTCCAGAGAGTGGAGGACTACCCCAGACGAATCCCCATCCCAACGTCAAGATGTCTCTCTACGATCGTCTCGTAGGAAGAAAGAGCATCCGTAGTCAGCGTTTGGGGCGTCAAGGTACAATGACAAAATTACACTCAGTTCccatatcattaaaaaatcgtccGAGAATACCAACACCAGATGTTACGAAAGAAGTTGTCGATCGTGAGCAAAGACTTGCCTTATCAGTGAGCAATGCTGCAGCTATTGGTGCAGGTGTAGTGGGAGTTATACCCACAGCTAATGGCTCTTACGCAGCAGATTTGCCAGTGGTGCAAGTTGTTTTATCACCGATTCAAGAAACCGAATCTACTCCATCGGCCATCAGAGGAGGAACAGCTGCACTTGCCCAAGCTGTTCTTCCTCCAACACTGACAAGTGCAGGTCTTGTAGCACCAGTTACTCTCACTCCAGTGACAATGAGCCAACTCACTGAATTGGGCCTTGTCACCACAACTTCGGCTCCAATGCCACAATCCAATGGAAATTGCCACATCACCGAGGTGAATAGCAGCGAGGAAGAAGCATCTACTGCTAGTGAGCATAGTCATTCCAGGAATGAAAGTTTAAAGACAGATCACGAGGAAGGACAACGCCAGAATTCACTTGGCAGTCAGGCTCATTCACCGACTACGGAAAATCCTCCCGGATATGCTGTATTGACGACCGACGTTGTAACAAATCAACACAATGATGTTAAGGGCAGACGATCGAGCTCTTTACCTGGTAGCACTCCCACAATGCCACTCAGGGAGGACAGGAGCTACTCATTGCCTCATGAGACTCAAACTATTTCCGCTACAAACAGACATATTAATTCATTGGTGACAGCAGCACCAGGAGTTGTCAATCTTCAAGGAAGACAAAGGACAAGCAGTGTCGGGGGCGATCTGCCTCGACCAAGACTCCAGGAATCTCAACGGAGAATTAGTACGCCTGCTAGTACAAATTCGTCAATGTTAACAGGAAGCACATCGACTGGACCGTCGAGTGGAGTTAAACGAGGGGAAGTCTACGTCTGACACGATTTTTAAGGTTTTCATCCTGTGAATACTgtcattccattaattttttttttaataataattgatcatTGTTTCGATCAATTTGGCCTAGAGGCTGAAGCCTCTAGGAGAAATTGGGTCTTGAAACTGCTGAGAATACTAATAACGGTTAGCAATGATGAAGATATCGTTCACGGCCGTTTTTTCACTTCGTTAATTTGGGCATTAGTGTTCGCGGCTGTATGTATTGTAAGGGAAAAATAGAGCGACTCAGAAGAACACTATTGTTTGATGAAGTGGAATACTAGAGCGGGAGACTCAAGTTTACGATTAAATTAATCTATTAAGGACTCGACCTTAGAGATATTTTTCATGGTGACTAACGTTAACTAGTATTTCATTTAtgtaaatattgttttgttgaTATTCTCTCCTCTAGGTACCCTCAAAAATCTGTCTCTTCCACAGCGCCAATGTAGTGAAATTAAGGAAGATTAATAACTACTCATTAGGCAGtaatggaaaatcaaaaattcaatttgtgaTATGACTGATTGTTGAGGATTTTCTCAATGTAAATTTTATATATTCTATCGTACGACTAAGATCTGATCGCCGgctaaattgattattttttctataattaattttcatatataTAAACTATATATACAATGATGCTGACAATAGCAATGCGTCGTAAAAAAATGAcgcatttgttaatttttttttgtctcaggacaaattgttttttaacaaaaaaatgggTGCTTTGTACTTCCAGAAGTAAATGGCCAATGTGACTACTGAATCGATAGCCTATTTTTACATGTTATCATTGTATTTATTACAATTAGAGAAcgaatattattaatatgtAGCTGAAAATAATGGAACGGATCTACTTCTTATACATATGATGATGATTGTATTGGGATGAGTAAGCTTTTTACATTATCAATGTTCCTGGACCATTGCTCAATAATGCCTCAATTGAAGAGGTCGAGTTTGTTAGGATAATTTGTGATGGGGGCTTGGTGCAATTATTCtgttacataaaaaaaatcttccctCTCAAGAAACGTCTTCACGATCAATCACGATCAATCGAAGTGTTCGTATTTTGATTTGATTATCTATGAAAGTTCAGTATTTGTGTATAATAGCCAATAAAATGAGTTGTTTTGAAATAAACAAGTATTTTCTCGGTCTCCATTTGCTCGCATGAATTGTTAATTATGTAAAATCAAAAAAAGACATTGTATTTTCTTATTCGATAATACAAAATGGCTGTGACTCTGctcatataattattaattgatagaatttatttttatttattttttcgaaacATTGTTTTGCCGGCTTCGgacgtttcatttttttaaatttgcaTTTTCTGTTATTCAATATGTTCAGCTAGTTTCCTGATTTAATTGCCCTTCTCACCGCTGTGAAACTAGATTTGACGTATCATTGCATGGATTCAAGAAAgtacattaattatttcatttggtTACGTGCT comes from the Diachasmimorpha longicaudata isolate KC_UGA_2023 chromosome 11, iyDiaLong2, whole genome shotgun sequence genome and includes:
- the LOC135167392 gene encoding bestrophin-3 encodes the protein MTISYASEVPNGSSFGCFWRILIKWRGSVYKLIWRELLAYLFVYYMINITYRYALNDQQQRIFEKIRFYFGNSSESIPMSFVLGFYVSLVVKRWWEQYKLLPWPDNLALFISAAIPGIDERGRLMRRNIVRYAVLAYVITLQRISLRVKRRFPTLQHIVDVGLMMESEKKIFEMMNKKAAMSKYWMPLVWATNIINRARKEKLIESDHVVQTLLVELSDIRKRLGALIGYDTVCVPLVYTQVVTLSLYAYFFSALLGRQFVERSPNGAGSPGKYEDPDMYFPVFTTLQFCFYVGWLKVAEVLINPFGEDDDDIELNWLIDRHIKAAYMIVDEMHEEHPELLKDQYWDEVVPKDLPYTVASEQYRREEPKGSAEHYKVKESDALYANVMLGTQIHSGNQHRKLHQDDMYADYESVDTPLVERRKNWLQRQITRMGSVRSSSTTYSSSGFFSRNRHNSVYSSPESGGLPQTNPHPNVKMSLYDRLVGRKSIRSQRLGRQGTMTKLHSVPISLKNRPRIPTPDVTKEVVDREQRLALSVSNAAAIGAGVVGVIPTANGSYAADLPVVQVVLSPIQETESTPSAIRGGTAALAQAVLPPTLTSAGLVAPVTLTPVTMSQLTELGLVTTTSAPMPQSNGNCHITEVNSSEEEASTASEHSHSRNESLKTDHEEGQRQNSLGSQAHSPTTENPPGYAVLTTDVVTNQHNDVKGRRSSSLPGSTPTMPLREDRSYSLPHETQTISATNRHINSLVTAAPGVVNLQGRQRTSSVGGDLPRPRLQESQRRISTPASTNSSMLTGSTSTGPSSGVKRGEVYV